Proteins co-encoded in one Candidatus Ozemobacteraceae bacterium genomic window:
- a CDS encoding zinc ribbon domain-containing protein — MEQSPKVCSRCQQANFPIAEYCRHCGEPLFEVGSISRASLPGRLFGHLADGMAWAVAELQRWWEIGGLTVRIKSLERRRAVLFAKAGAQKETADAQSPDRERLMALSGEIAELKAKDEILRRRSWALTPEILFGAIVIAFIAGILLLQPRTDLVLQATPAGVPAGATGAISRTVEHRLAGFANVTTAAWWNGSLFVGGDGGVSQIDPASGIATAVSGLPADYYARHLLVDGGRLVVAGFGGAFALDTTGVVTPLYEGNTLPVHLLNQVAPTSDGGHLIGTVGHGLLKGRNGLAVVLLGTQGLTPVGFGWLDGELWVAHERGLLKGDGTTFEPVRLQLLAGRAVTALVADRSAIYLGTDVGLAAGFKNGRDWVWTTLSPGEPRSVRDMAMAGDALLVCSDEGLFRYRDGRFEKLSGDVGQRALAISGEFVATVGPKRILLHAFQGLPTVNGSALAPTNATTDAPVPGAPPVVPAAAPVQPIIPSVGTFVPETPVPVSGPAAAAPPVPQVTAPVLPQYQAISQAPTSAQAVSDPIFGTVPLPASLRGPSASCVLWDGARVWVGTTNDGLWFFENGRWENLNRANGALGDDQIVALWRLNGKSYLYSWVLGIMSLEGGRPTPLLKPDQAAELVSAAGSGSGLLLLKKGGWLVRVDAAGKTEPAGRIPEDFFREARFVQTLGDQPLVVTDRGVLEQDQSGRWVITFYPGETGPDLKATASVAGEGRLYIGLSNGSIYAYAGRVASKIASIGGRVRGLTWDRNLWISGENTIYQLPSAGGPPVAAGGPLPSGILSMQPVVSRAAALVVTMDGVRTVGLPR, encoded by the coding sequence ATGGAACAGAGCCCGAAGGTTTGCTCCCGTTGTCAGCAGGCGAATTTCCCGATCGCGGAATACTGCCGGCATTGCGGCGAACCGCTGTTCGAGGTCGGTTCGATTTCACGTGCCTCGCTTCCCGGCCGCCTGTTCGGCCACCTTGCCGACGGGATGGCGTGGGCCGTTGCCGAACTCCAGCGTTGGTGGGAAATCGGTGGTCTCACCGTCAGGATCAAGTCTCTGGAGCGACGGCGGGCCGTTCTATTCGCCAAAGCCGGGGCACAGAAGGAAACCGCCGACGCGCAAAGTCCCGACCGCGAGCGGCTGATGGCGCTCTCCGGCGAGATCGCTGAGTTGAAGGCGAAAGACGAGATCCTTCGCCGTCGCAGCTGGGCCCTGACTCCCGAGATCCTGTTCGGGGCGATCGTCATCGCCTTTATCGCGGGAATCCTGCTGCTCCAGCCGCGCACGGACCTCGTTCTTCAGGCGACGCCGGCCGGTGTTCCGGCAGGCGCGACCGGCGCCATCAGTCGGACCGTCGAGCACCGGCTCGCCGGCTTTGCAAACGTGACGACCGCGGCCTGGTGGAACGGCAGCCTGTTCGTCGGCGGCGACGGCGGCGTTTCGCAAATCGACCCCGCAAGCGGCATCGCAACGGCCGTGAGCGGCCTGCCGGCCGACTACTACGCACGGCATCTCCTGGTCGACGGCGGCCGCCTTGTCGTCGCCGGATTCGGAGGAGCGTTCGCTCTCGATACGACTGGCGTCGTGACGCCGCTCTACGAGGGAAACACGCTTCCCGTCCACCTGCTGAACCAGGTTGCTCCGACGAGCGACGGAGGGCATCTCATCGGAACCGTCGGCCACGGTCTGCTGAAGGGCCGCAACGGCCTTGCCGTCGTGCTTCTCGGAACCCAGGGCCTGACCCCGGTCGGGTTCGGATGGCTCGACGGAGAGCTCTGGGTCGCTCACGAGCGCGGGCTTCTCAAAGGCGACGGTACCACCTTCGAGCCGGTTCGGCTCCAGCTCCTCGCCGGGCGCGCCGTCACCGCTCTTGTCGCCGATCGCTCTGCGATCTACCTGGGCACCGACGTCGGTCTCGCCGCCGGCTTCAAAAACGGCCGGGACTGGGTTTGGACGACGCTCTCGCCGGGCGAGCCGCGGAGTGTCCGCGACATGGCGATGGCTGGAGATGCCCTCCTGGTCTGTTCTGACGAGGGCCTGTTCCGCTACCGCGATGGCCGTTTCGAAAAGTTGAGCGGCGACGTCGGCCAGCGCGCCCTTGCGATCAGCGGCGAGTTCGTCGCGACGGTCGGCCCGAAACGCATTCTGCTCCATGCGTTTCAGGGACTTCCGACCGTGAACGGTTCCGCATTGGCGCCGACGAACGCGACGACGGACGCGCCCGTGCCGGGAGCGCCACCCGTCGTTCCCGCGGCCGCTCCCGTCCAGCCGATCATTCCCTCGGTGGGAACGTTTGTCCCGGAAACCCCCGTGCCGGTATCCGGCCCTGCGGCCGCCGCTCCGCCGGTTCCGCAGGTGACGGCTCCCGTGCTTCCGCAGTATCAGGCGATTTCGCAGGCGCCGACGTCGGCGCAGGCCGTTTCCGATCCCATTTTCGGAACGGTCCCTCTTCCCGCCTCGCTGCGCGGTCCTTCCGCCTCCTGCGTCCTGTGGGATGGTGCGCGCGTGTGGGTCGGAACGACGAACGACGGCCTGTGGTTCTTCGAAAACGGCCGCTGGGAAAACCTCAACCGGGCAAACGGCGCGCTGGGCGACGATCAAATCGTCGCTCTCTGGCGGCTGAACGGAAAATCCTATCTCTATTCCTGGGTCCTCGGGATCATGTCCCTGGAAGGCGGCAGGCCCACCCCCCTTCTCAAACCTGACCAGGCGGCGGAGCTTGTTTCCGCGGCTGGAAGCGGGAGCGGTCTCCTGCTGCTGAAGAAGGGCGGATGGCTCGTGCGCGTCGACGCCGCCGGAAAGACAGAGCCGGCAGGCCGGATTCCCGAAGACTTCTTCAGGGAGGCGCGGTTCGTTCAGACGCTTGGGGACCAGCCCCTTGTCGTGACGGATCGAGGCGTTCTCGAACAGGATCAATCCGGACGATGGGTCATCACGTTTTACCCGGGGGAAACCGGACCGGACCTCAAGGCGACCGCATCCGTGGCGGGCGAAGGACGGCTGTATATCGGGCTTTCGAACGGTTCCATCTACGCCTATGCGGGGCGCGTCGCCTCGAAAATCGCTTCCATCGGCGGCCGCGTGCGAGGTCTCACCTGGGACCGGAACCTCTGGATAAGCGGGGAAAACACGATCTATCAACTTCCATCGGCGGGAGGCCCCCCTGTTGCCGCCGGCGGTCCGCTGCCGTCGGGCATTCTCAGCATGCAACCTGTCGTTTCGCGTGCGGCTGCCCTCGTCGTGACCATGGATGGCGTCCGGACGGTCGGTCTGCCGCGCTGA